In the Caballeronia sp. M1242 genome, CCAGCATGCGCGCGGCAAACGGTGCGGCAATCAGCGTGCCGATCTCGATGACGCGAATGCCCGTAAGCGGTCCGCTCATGTTGCTTGTCTCCGTGAATGTATCGTTGAAGACAAGCTTATGGGCGGCGCACGCGCCACGTCCAACCGCATTTCGGCAAGCACCGTTCGTCAAACGCGAACGCTCGGCGATCAGCGATCAGCGATCGGCGATCAGCGCTGCGCGGCTTCTATCGAACGAAGATGGTCGTATAGCAGCCGGCTTACCGGGGACAGCGCCGTCGAATCGCGCACGACGATGATGAGACTGCGCGCGGCCCACGCTTCGTCCAGCGGAACGGCCGCGAGTCCGAGCTGCCGCCCCATCGCCTCGAACACTGCGAGCGGCAACACGCCTACGCCCATGCCGGCCTGCACCATGCGGCACACGGCATCGAAGCCGGGCACGTGAATGCGCAGCCGCAGCGGCTTGCCCGCCTGTCGCGCGGCGAGGTGCGTGCGCGCGTTGATGGAACTGGCCGAATGCAGGCCGATGTGATCGAAGTCGAGCGTATCGGCGAAGGACACGCATTCGCGCATGGCAAGCGGATGATCGCCGGGCGTGACGATAATCAGCCGATCATGTCGATAATGCGTGCTTTCGAGGCCGCGCGTATCGGCTTCGCCCGAACAGATGCCGAGATCCACGAGGCTGTCCAGCACGCCATCCACGATGCCGGCGCTCGGCCGCTCTTCGAGATCGATCTTGATCTGGCCGTGCGCGGCGGAGAAGGCCCGCAGGTCTTCCGGCAAGAACTCCACGATGGCCGAGAGGTTCGCCATCATGCGCACGTAGCCGCGCACGCCGCTCGCATGCTCGGCCAGTTCGATGCCAATGTTCTCGACATCGCGCAGCACGCGGCGGGCGTGATGCAGCAGCGTCTCGCCGGCGGGCGTCAGCGCCATGCCGCGCGCCTTGCGTTCGAAGAGCGCGGCGCCGACGGCCTGCTCCAGTTCCAGCAGCCGCTTGCTGGCCGCCGACACCGCGATGGCCTCGCGATCCGCCGCACGGGTGAGCGTGCCTTCCTCGAAGACCGCGACGAAGAGTTGAAGTGTCGTGAGGTCGAGACGCCGCAGCAGGTTCTTGAGCGCCATGACCCTTCAGCGCGCGTACTTGAAGGTTCCCTGCGCGCTCGCGATCATCACGCGATCGTCGACCCACGCCTCGCCGCGCGCAAAGTACACGGAGCGTCCCTTGCGTTCGAGAAAGCCTTTGGCCACGACCTTATCGCCGATGCCGCGATCGAGGTAATTCACCGTGAGCGAGAGCGTGAAGCCGTGAATGGGAGCAGATGCCGTCGTGAAGAGACCGGTGTAGCCGCAGGCGGCATCCAGCAGCGTGGCGATTGCTCCGCCCTGCAAGATGCGCTGGCGGTTGAGATGGCCTGCATGTATCGGCATCGTGAATTCCGCGTAGCCGTCGCGCCACGCGGTGAGTGTCGCGCCGAGTGCTTCGAGGAAAGGATTGTCGAGATCCAGATTCGCCAACTGTGCGCCTCCCTGCGTCAGAGCTTCTTCGTCGCGTCGACTTTTGAGCTTGGGAGGATTGTGCCATCGCAGGGCCGCGCCTGCGCGCGCCGGCCCCGGCAAGGACGACGCAGGTTCAGCGCAGACGAGGTTTCAGATGAAGCGCGATGAGCGTCAGCGTGGCGAGCTTCGTCAGGCATTCGACGGTCGAAAGAATGGCGAGCCACGGCGCATGCCCGAACTCGCCGGGCAGTTCAGGCGCGATGGCGAGCACGCTCGTGACGCACACGAACAACAGCAGATAGCGCGCGAAGCGCCGCCCGCGCAGCGCAAGCCCCGCGATCAGCATCAGGAGCGCCTTGGCCGTCAGCACGGCGGCGATCTGTTGACCGCGGCTGTCCGCATCGATTTCCCACGGCACTTCGAAGAGCGACCACGCGACCATCACGCACGTCGAGGCCGCGAGTGCCCGCCGCAGGCCGTCCGCGTCGTTGCGCGCGTCGATGAACGAGCGTCCGCGCACAGGCGAGTCGATGCGGTGCGCACGGTCGTCGATTTCCGACGAAACAGTGGACAGGGAAGGCGGCAATCGTGGCTCGACTGCCGCGTGTTCATCGACGTGCATCATACGGCGCTCCAGCGACGCGAACGAGACGCGCAAAAAAAAAGGCGCGGTGAGATATATAGGCAGGCACTTTCTGCATACGCCAGCGTAGGCGTTCAGAAAGAAAACGGATTCGAGCGACGCACTGTTTTCTTCTTGCGTCGGCGCAATGCTTTGTAACGATGGAATGTGGCGAACCGACCGCGACGACTGCGCGTCTCTTACGATACGCAGATCCGCCGTTCGGCGCGAATTGCCTTTGGCTATCGATATTCGCTGCGCGCCCATTCTCGAATGCCGAATTGCCGCGCAACGAATCGCAGTGCAAAACGCTTAGTTATATCCGCGAACCACGCAGGACTTTTGTTCCTCTTCTGTTTTTTCTCCCGCGAAACGGCCGCATACGTCGGCAACATATTCCGGTTCGGCGCACACCTGGCTAGAGCGGTGGGAAGCCGTTGCAGTCGAGTCGCCCGGGGCCTGCTGATCGTCCATCCATTCTGCAAAATGCGCGTGTTGCGTATTGGATCGAGCATCCATCTTTGCCTCCTGTTTACACTCGAATAATCGAGACATATTCAGCATGCGCTTCCTCGGGCCAAGTGGCCCTAGTGGATTTCATCGATAGACGCGAGGAAAGACGGTGTCGATCATTTAAAAAGTGCCCGCATAAAGCGTATTCGCGACGTACGAAACAACATTCCCTAAACGACGTTTTTCTCCACAATCGGCCGGCCTTCCATGACACGCGCCCAACCGAGCGGCGCTAGATCGAGTGTCGTATAGCGGCCATTCAGAATCA is a window encoding:
- a CDS encoding LysR family transcriptional regulator, which gives rise to MALKNLLRRLDLTTLQLFVAVFEEGTLTRAADREAIAVSAASKRLLELEQAVGAALFERKARGMALTPAGETLLHHARRVLRDVENIGIELAEHASGVRGYVRMMANLSAIVEFLPEDLRAFSAAHGQIKIDLEERPSAGIVDGVLDSLVDLGICSGEADTRGLESTHYRHDRLIIVTPGDHPLAMRECVSFADTLDFDHIGLHSASSINARTHLAARQAGKPLRLRIHVPGFDAVCRMVQAGMGVGVLPLAVFEAMGRQLGLAAVPLDEAWAARSLIIVVRDSTALSPVSRLLYDHLRSIEAAQR
- a CDS encoding PaaI family thioesterase, whose product is MANLDLDNPFLEALGATLTAWRDGYAEFTMPIHAGHLNRQRILQGGAIATLLDAACGYTGLFTTASAPIHGFTLSLTVNYLDRGIGDKVVAKGFLERKGRSVYFARGEAWVDDRVMIASAQGTFKYAR